The following are from one region of the Lynx canadensis isolate LIC74 chromosome D4, mLynCan4.pri.v2, whole genome shotgun sequence genome:
- the LOC115499780 gene encoding olfactory receptor 1L4-like, which yields METKNYSSDSGFILLGLSSNPQLQKPLFAIFLIMYLVTVVGNVLIILAIHSDPRLHTPMYFFVSNLSFIDICFTTVIVPKMLVNLLSETKAISFLGCLVQMYFFMACGNTDSYLLASMAIDQLVAICHPFHYNRVMNPRRCLLMLLGSCTISHLHSLLRVLLMSHLSFCASHVIKHFFCDTQPVLKLSCSDTSSSQIVVMTETLAVIATPFLCILFSYLRIIITVLRIPSAAGKWKAFSTCSSHLTVVALTYGSVIYVYFRPLSMYSVVKDRVATVMYTVVTPMLNPFIYSLRNKDMNRGLKKLRNRIHL from the coding sequence ATGGAGACCAAGAACTACAGCAGTGACTCAGGCTTTATCCTCCTGGGCCTCTCTTCCAACCCTCAGCTACAGAAACCTCTCTTTGCCATCTTCCTCATCATGTACCTGGTCACCGTGGTGGGCAATGTACTCATCATCCTGGCCATCCACTCAGACCCCCGACTCCATACCCCCATGTACTTTTTCGTCAGCAACCTGTCCTTCATAGATATCTGCTTCACAACTGTCATTGTGCCCAAGATGCTGGTGAATTTACTGTCAGAGACAAAGGCTATCTCCTTCCTGGGATGCCTGGTCCAGATGTACTTCTTCATGGCCTGTGGGAACACTGACAGTTACCTGCTGGCCTCCATGGCCATAGACCAGCTGGTAGCCATCTGCCACCCCTTCCATTACAATAGGGTTATGAACCCACGGCGCTGCCTCCTCATGCTGCTGGGTTCTTGCACCATCTCCCACCTGCACTCCCTGCTCCGTGTGCTACTCATGTCCCACCTGTCCTTCTGTGCCTCCCATGTCATTAAGCACTTTTTTTGTGACACCCAGCCTGTGCTAAAGCTATCCTGCTCTGACACGTCCTCCAGCCAGATTGTGGTCATGACCGAGACCTTGGCTGTCATCGCGACCCCCTTTCTGTGCATTCTCTTCTCCTACCTGCGAATCATCATCACTGTGCTCAGAATTCCCTCTGCAGCCGGCAAGTGGAAGGCCTTCTCTACCTGTAGCTCCCACCTTACCGTAGTGGCCTTGACCTATGGGAGTGTCATCTATGTGTATTTCAGGCCCCTGTCCATGTACTCAGTGGTGAAGGACCGGGTAGCCACAGTCATGTACACAGTAGTCACAcccatgctgaaccccttcaTCTATAGTCTGAGGAACAAAGACATGAACAGGGgcttaaagaaattaaggaaCAGAATTCACttatag